From Anopheles funestus chromosome 3RL, idAnoFuneDA-416_04, whole genome shotgun sequence, a single genomic window includes:
- the LOC125771894 gene encoding intraflagellar transport protein 46 homolog isoform X1 gives MDLYDEMYEIKNGREIDDSPPPDLDVSSSLQFINQEDDEDDEDEEDHPDGREQRKPFVQESFNESHPMSLLEEGTKVGRVEPNSKHEQLRKNDSLTDSSASMSDDEKEPVKKLVEEKEFNPKLYENIDAPSEVKDLFQYISRYTPQRIAIEFKLKIFIPEFIPAVGDIDAFLKVCPPGPVSEKKSKKLNGHIQNLGLMILDEPCGDQSDSVLLQMKLRSIFTKPIETPSAIVRSARDIDRWITEIQALRASQSIQSVNAQKQPIVNIDSLMSEWPEEMERTLDTLGFPSAKLDCSLTSYIKIICNIFDIPLPASENQADYIYALYNLFNLFLAIKQQNSL, from the exons ATGGATTTGTATGACGAAAtgtacgaaattaaaaatggCCGCGAGATTGACGACAGTCCGCCGCCCGATCTGGACGTTTCCAGTTCATTGCAGTTCATCAACCAGGAAGACGACGAAGACGACGAGGACGAGGAAGATCATCCGGATGGGCGAGAGCAGAGAAAG CCATTTGTGCAGGAAAGCTTCAACGAAAGCCATCCGATGAGTTTGCTGGAGGAAGGCACTAAGGTGGGACGCGTTG AGCCCAACTCGAAACATGAACAGCTGCGTAAGAACGATTCCCTTACAGACAGTAGTGCCAGCATGTCGGACGACGAGAAGGAACCGGTAAAGAAGCTGGTCGAGGAGAAGGAATTCAATCCGAAGCTGTACGAAAACATCGACGCACCGAGCGAAGTGAAGGACCTGTTCCAGTACATCTCGCGCTACACACCGCAGCGGATTGCGATCGAGTTTAAGCTGAAGATTTTCATACCGGAGTTTATACCGGCCGTCGGTGATATTGATGCGTTTCTGAAAGTTTGCCCTCCCGGGCCGGTAAGcgagaagaaaagcaaaaagctAAATGGTCACATACAAAATTTGGGACTAATG ATACTTGATGAACCGTGCGGCGATCAGAGTGACAGTGTGCTGTTGCAAATGAAGCTACGTTCGATATTTACCAAACCGATCGAAACACCGTCAGCGATCGTGCGCAGCGCCAGGGACATTGATCGTTGGATAACCGAGATACAGGCACTACGAGCAAGCCAATCGATCCAGAGCGTTAACGCACAGAAGCAACCGATCGTTAACATTGATAGTTTGATGTCCGAATGGCCGGAAGAGATGGAGCGTACGCTCGATACGCTTGGCTTTCCATCGGCCAAGCTGGATTGTAGTTTGACGAGCTATATCAAGATTATATGTAACATTTTCGACATACCGCTACCGGCTAGTGAGAACCAGGCCGATTACATCTACGCATTGTACAATCTGTTCAACCTATTTCTGGCCATTAAGCAACAGAATAGTTTGTAG
- the LOC125771894 gene encoding intraflagellar transport protein 46 homolog isoform X3, translating into MDLYDEMYEIKNGREIDDSPPPDLDVSSSLQFINQEDDEDDEDEEDHPDGREQRKPFVQESFNESHPMSLLEEGTKVGRVDSSASMSDDEKEPVKKLVEEKEFNPKLYENIDAPSEVKDLFQYISRYTPQRIAIEFKLKIFIPEFIPAVGDIDAFLKVCPPGPVSEKKSKKLNGHIQNLGLMILDEPCGDQSDSVLLQMKLRSIFTKPIETPSAIVRSARDIDRWITEIQALRASQSIQSVNAQKQPIVNIDSLMSEWPEEMERTLDTLGFPSAKLDCSLTSYIKIICNIFDIPLPASENQADYIYALYNLFNLFLAIKQQNSL; encoded by the exons ATGGATTTGTATGACGAAAtgtacgaaattaaaaatggCCGCGAGATTGACGACAGTCCGCCGCCCGATCTGGACGTTTCCAGTTCATTGCAGTTCATCAACCAGGAAGACGACGAAGACGACGAGGACGAGGAAGATCATCCGGATGGGCGAGAGCAGAGAAAG CCATTTGTGCAGGAAAGCTTCAACGAAAGCCATCCGATGAGTTTGCTGGAGGAAGGCACTAAGGTGGGACGCGTTG ACAGTAGTGCCAGCATGTCGGACGACGAGAAGGAACCGGTAAAGAAGCTGGTCGAGGAGAAGGAATTCAATCCGAAGCTGTACGAAAACATCGACGCACCGAGCGAAGTGAAGGACCTGTTCCAGTACATCTCGCGCTACACACCGCAGCGGATTGCGATCGAGTTTAAGCTGAAGATTTTCATACCGGAGTTTATACCGGCCGTCGGTGATATTGATGCGTTTCTGAAAGTTTGCCCTCCCGGGCCGGTAAGcgagaagaaaagcaaaaagctAAATGGTCACATACAAAATTTGGGACTAATG ATACTTGATGAACCGTGCGGCGATCAGAGTGACAGTGTGCTGTTGCAAATGAAGCTACGTTCGATATTTACCAAACCGATCGAAACACCGTCAGCGATCGTGCGCAGCGCCAGGGACATTGATCGTTGGATAACCGAGATACAGGCACTACGAGCAAGCCAATCGATCCAGAGCGTTAACGCACAGAAGCAACCGATCGTTAACATTGATAGTTTGATGTCCGAATGGCCGGAAGAGATGGAGCGTACGCTCGATACGCTTGGCTTTCCATCGGCCAAGCTGGATTGTAGTTTGACGAGCTATATCAAGATTATATGTAACATTTTCGACATACCGCTACCGGCTAGTGAGAACCAGGCCGATTACATCTACGCATTGTACAATCTGTTCAACCTATTTCTGGCCATTAAGCAACAGAATAGTTTGTAG
- the LOC125771894 gene encoding intraflagellar transport protein 46 homolog isoform X2 yields the protein MDLYDEMYEIKNGREIDDSPPPDLDVSSSLQFINQEDDEDDEDEEDHPDGREQRKESFNESHPMSLLEEGTKVGRVEPNSKHEQLRKNDSLTDSSASMSDDEKEPVKKLVEEKEFNPKLYENIDAPSEVKDLFQYISRYTPQRIAIEFKLKIFIPEFIPAVGDIDAFLKVCPPGPVSEKKSKKLNGHIQNLGLMILDEPCGDQSDSVLLQMKLRSIFTKPIETPSAIVRSARDIDRWITEIQALRASQSIQSVNAQKQPIVNIDSLMSEWPEEMERTLDTLGFPSAKLDCSLTSYIKIICNIFDIPLPASENQADYIYALYNLFNLFLAIKQQNSL from the exons ATGGATTTGTATGACGAAAtgtacgaaattaaaaatggCCGCGAGATTGACGACAGTCCGCCGCCCGATCTGGACGTTTCCAGTTCATTGCAGTTCATCAACCAGGAAGACGACGAAGACGACGAGGACGAGGAAGATCATCCGGATGGGCGAGAGCAGAGAAAG GAAAGCTTCAACGAAAGCCATCCGATGAGTTTGCTGGAGGAAGGCACTAAGGTGGGACGCGTTG AGCCCAACTCGAAACATGAACAGCTGCGTAAGAACGATTCCCTTACAGACAGTAGTGCCAGCATGTCGGACGACGAGAAGGAACCGGTAAAGAAGCTGGTCGAGGAGAAGGAATTCAATCCGAAGCTGTACGAAAACATCGACGCACCGAGCGAAGTGAAGGACCTGTTCCAGTACATCTCGCGCTACACACCGCAGCGGATTGCGATCGAGTTTAAGCTGAAGATTTTCATACCGGAGTTTATACCGGCCGTCGGTGATATTGATGCGTTTCTGAAAGTTTGCCCTCCCGGGCCGGTAAGcgagaagaaaagcaaaaagctAAATGGTCACATACAAAATTTGGGACTAATG ATACTTGATGAACCGTGCGGCGATCAGAGTGACAGTGTGCTGTTGCAAATGAAGCTACGTTCGATATTTACCAAACCGATCGAAACACCGTCAGCGATCGTGCGCAGCGCCAGGGACATTGATCGTTGGATAACCGAGATACAGGCACTACGAGCAAGCCAATCGATCCAGAGCGTTAACGCACAGAAGCAACCGATCGTTAACATTGATAGTTTGATGTCCGAATGGCCGGAAGAGATGGAGCGTACGCTCGATACGCTTGGCTTTCCATCGGCCAAGCTGGATTGTAGTTTGACGAGCTATATCAAGATTATATGTAACATTTTCGACATACCGCTACCGGCTAGTGAGAACCAGGCCGATTACATCTACGCATTGTACAATCTGTTCAACCTATTTCTGGCCATTAAGCAACAGAATAGTTTGTAG
- the LOC125771883 gene encoding cell division control protein 6 homolog — protein sequence MHRRTRLSLRSSSTNDKENDNELAQLQTTPKKRRSRVSTAAAHTEELEDECVITSPKKAARGLRRLSDVQELEHGSQQDVVSDVVDKLPEREKEYDELVTYVENVLTSDGSGSLYISGPPGTGKTATLQRILNHQSFVKKLKPVYINCTSIKSVGSIYKKISEELDLKVSGNTEKANQAAIEAYLQRKHKTIMLVLDEIDQLSSSKQTILYSIFEWPARPTARLILIGIANALDLTDRLLARLQARCELKPHIIQFLPYTKQQIVAILKSCLEETNSLARFPEAALGLLAAKVASTSGDIRRALFMARRLVESAKKEDRTANSNTPTVVSMGQVMAVLKQVYGASQTLGNDLEEGFPLQQKLLICSLMLLLKHGKNKDITVGKLHNVYTTICIKRNIQAVDQTEFIGLCSLVETRGIVRLQGKKEPRMNRVCLQWDEEEVSSALNDKQLITSIISDVSCLGK from the exons ATGCATCGTCGAACGCGCCTTAGTTTGCGATCCTCCTCAACGAACGATAAAGAAAACGATAATGAACTGGCACAGCTACAAACAACGCCAAAAAAACGTCGATCAAGAGTATCGACGGCTGCAGCACACACGGAAGAACTAGAGGATGAATGTGTAATTACTTCGCCGAAAAAAGCTGCCCGCGGTCTCCGTCGGCTGTCGGATGTGCAAGAGTTAGAACATGGATCACAGCAGGATGTTGTATCGGATGTGGTGGATAAACTGCCCGAACGCGAGAAAGAATACGACGAGCTGGTGACCTACGTTGAGAATGTTTTGACCTCCGATGGATCAGGCAGCTTGTACATAAG TGGTCCACCGGGAACGGGCAAAACGGCCACACTCCAGCGAATACTAAATCACCAGTCTTTTGTGAAGAAGTTGAAGCCTGTCTACATCAACTGTACGTCGATCAAAAGCGTTGGTAGCATATACAAGAAGATCTCAGAAGAGCTAGACTTGAAGGTGAGCGGAAACACGGAGAAAGCGAACCAGGCTGCGATTGAGGCGTACCTACagcgaaaacacaaaaccatcatGCTGGTGCTAGACGAAATCGATCAACTGTCCAGCAGCAAGCAAACGATCCTGTACAGcatcttcgagtggccagcaCGACCAACAGCTCGGCTCATCCTGATCGGTATTGCCAATGCGCTTGATCTCACCGATCGCTTACTCGCCCGGTTGCAGGCCCGCTGTGAACTGAAACCTCATATCATCCAGTTCCTACCATACACGAAACAACAAATTGTGGCCATTCTGAAGTCCTGCCTGGAAGAAACCAACTCACTGGCGCGCTTCCCGGAAGCGGCCCTCGGTTTACTCGCTGCCAAGGTAGCTTCCACGTCGGGTGACATACGACGAGCACTGTTCATGGCACGGCGCTTGGTTGAGAGCGCAAAGAAAGAGGACCGTACAGCCAACTCAAACACCCCGACCGTGGTCAGCATGGGACAGGTAATGGCGGTCCTGAAACAAGTGTACGGTGCCTCGCAGACACTTGGTAACGATCTCGAGGAAGGTTTCCCGCTGCAGCAGAAACTTCTCATCTGttcgttgatgttgttgttgaagcACGGCAAGAACAAAGACATCACGGTAGGGAAGCTGCACAATGTGTACACAACGATCTGCATCAAACGCAACATACAGGCCGTCGATCAGACGGAGTTTATCGGCCTTTGTTCGTTGGTGGAGACGCGTGGTATTGTGCGATTGCAGGGCAAGAAGGAACCCCGGATGAATCGTGTGTGCTTGCAGTGGGACGAGGAAGAAGTCAGCTCAGCCCTTAACGATAAACAGCTCATTACGAGCATCATCAGTGATGTTTCCTGTTTGGGAAAGTAG
- the LOC125771903 gene encoding dynein light chain Tctex-type 5-like codes for MKSVKETKEGEKGKRSKKIGFSDPQGDVEGSDGRKSTEKTYRKSTYPRESMAAMARKSSVMILSRLMGPAMTSSRADRSLYDRTSMYVVPRFQNTYRLESKNPFRREAMQSMMDHFLKSYLDEYKYVPKRAKRLAENLSEELRNQFKLCQFERYRIMALVTVGDKQMQNFRCVARALWDPENDDCLSCTYEAPSFFVIASVWIVYFE; via the exons ATGAAGAGTGTTAAAGAAACAAAG GAAGgagaaaagggaaagcgaTCCAAAAAGATCGGTTTTTCGGATCCTCAAGGAGATGTTGAAGGATCGGATGGGAGGAAAAGTACCGAAAAAACCTAT cggaaatcaACCTATCCCCGGGAAAGTATGGCTGCCATGGCG CGTAAATCATCCGTAATGATACTTTCCCGTTTGATGGGACCAGCAATGACTTCCTCACGAGCAGACAGAAGTCTTTACGATCGAACCAGTATG TACGTAGTACCCCGTTTCCAAAACACCTATCGCCTGGAGTCCAAAAATCCGTTCCGTCGTGAAGCGATGCAATCCATGATGGATCATTTTTTAAAGTCGTATTTAGATGAGTACAAGTATGTGCCGAAGCGTGCGAAACGGTTGGCGGAAAATTTAAGCGAAGAGTTAAGAAACCAATTTAAACTGTGCCAATTCGAACGATATCGGATCATGGCACTTGTTACGGTAGGGGATAAGCAAATGCAGAATTTTCGGTGCGTTGCTCGTGCTCTTTGGGATCCGGAGAACGATGATTGTCTAAGCTGCACCTACGAAGCACCTTCGTTTTTCGTGATCGCTAGCGTTTGGATTGTTTATTTCGAATGA
- the LOC125771889 gene encoding rubber oxygenase-like: protein MVDAAYLRKGELPEAHYLETLEEGANISVDYGDIELPEWYDEAKVKRAQEFFKRNFYAMFVGKLCGLLAIVTVPSILRILVHTNQSSEPRSAYRRYVATVMHTLEWYYEDLIPTSRSWKSISFVRKTHAGVSKQAATVRSGMIISQRDMAITQFGFVGYAMISYRKLGIQFDPKDMEAFVHFWRVIGHMMGIEERFNACTDRFETTEQRMTLIANEILKPALLNHTAEFVKMGKALIEGLWCFNPFIEYDSFLFLTMRLNNIPGYHYWDDEVTADGKESKGKVRYYEHFSRYARFLLYCVCYIHSVLLNIALFRWYFNSQMVVSRFLITYFPFLAFYQFGVTDSYVRILK, encoded by the exons ATGGTTGATGCTGCCTACTTACGAAAGG GGGAACTCCCGGAAGCACACTATTTGGAAACGCTCGAAGAAGGTGCCAACATTTCGGTGGATTACGGTGACATCGAATTACCCGAATGGTACGACGAGGCGAAGGTTAAAAG GGCACAGGAGTTTTTCAAGCGCAACTTTTACGCCATGTTTGTCGGGAAGCTGTGCGGGCTGCTTGCCATCGTGACGGTGCCATCGATTTTGCGCATCTTGGTACACACGAATCAGTCTTCCGAACCGCGATCGGCATATCGGCGTTATGTGGCAACCGTAATGCATACACTGGAATGGTACTACGAGGATCTGATTCCTACCTCGAG aTCCTGGAAATCGATCAGCTTTGTAAGGAAGACACATGCCGGCGTAAGCAAACAGGCAGCAACCGTTCGATCGGGAATGATCATTTCCCAGCGCGACATGGCGATCACGCAGTTCGGCTTCGTTGG TTACGCCATGATTAGCTACCGCAAGCTTGGTATACAATTCGATCCGAAGGATATGGAAGCTTTCGTACACTTTTGGCGCGTTATTGGACACATGATGGGGATCGAGGAAAG ATTCAATGCATGTACGGATCGGTTCGAAACGACCGAACAGCGGATGACATTGATAGCGAACGAAATATTAAAACCAGCACTACTAAACCATACGGCCGAGTTTGTGAAGATGGGTAAAGCTCTCATCGAAGGTTTGTGGTGTTTTAATCCATTTATCGAGTACGATAGCTTCTTGTTTTTGACGATGCGGCTCAACAATATACCCGGCTACCACTACTGGGACGATGAGGTAACAGCTgatggaaaggaaagcaaGGGAAAGGTACGCTATTACGAGCATTTTAGCCGCTATGCCCGGTTTCTGCTGTACTGTGTGTGTTACATTCATTCGGTACTGCTTAATATTGCCCTGTTCCGGTGGTACTTTAACTCGCAGATGGTTGTCTCACGGTTCTTGATCACGTACTTTCCATTTCTTGCCTTCTATCAGTTTGGGGTGACAGATTCGTACGTTAGAATTTTAAAGTAA
- the LOC125771907 gene encoding uncharacterized protein LOC125771907, whose translation MEYASFVRDLRKESYDSYASPPDTQYAKEFEEQMQALVINFDIDDARQAQQQQQQHSITSTPLPSGSGLKWKTRRKAKNTTIFDETELLEVPKKKKALDIAPKRTEDHESQGSFDSSEGISMRFDSSSSSEDIPDMVTWNDLTAIISTSNKMHAREEKPQSHAQNSYPFEAIQGEDSLLEASVDISSNDRSLFATKLSSTPAKRTYDEANS comes from the exons ATGGAATACGCCAGCTTTGTGAGAGACTTACGGAAAGAATCTTACGACAGCTACGCCAGTCCCCCGGATACCCAGTATGCAAAGGAATTTGAAGAGCAGATGCAAGCCCTAGTCATTAACTTCGATATTGACGATGCAAGGCaggcacagcagcagcagcagcagcactccATCACAAGCACTCCACTACCATCCGGTAGTGGgttgaaatggaaaaccagaagaaaagcaaagaatACTACAATATTCGACGAAACAGAACTGCTGGAAGtaccgaaaaagaaaaaggcttTGGATATTGCCCCAAAAAGGACCGAAGATCATGAATCACAGGGCTCGTTTGATTCGAGCGAAGGCATTTCCATGCGTTTCGATTCGTCCAGCTCAAGTGAAGATATTCCGGATATGGTGACATGGAATGATTTAACAGCTATTATCTCAACATCTAACAAAATGCATGCAAGGGAAGAAAAGCCACAAAGCCACGCGCAAAACTCTTACCCGTTTGAAGCCATCCAAGGAGAAG ACTCGTTGCTTGAAGCATCGGTTGATATTTCATCCAACGATAGATCACTGTTTGCAACCAAATTATCAAGTACTCCTGCGAAGCGCACGTATGATGAGGCTAATAGCTAG
- the LOC125771894 gene encoding intraflagellar transport protein 46 homolog isoform X4, which translates to MDLYDEMYEIKNGREIDDSPPPDLDVSSSLQFINQEDDEDDEDEEDHPDGREQRKESFNESHPMSLLEEGTKVGRVDSSASMSDDEKEPVKKLVEEKEFNPKLYENIDAPSEVKDLFQYISRYTPQRIAIEFKLKIFIPEFIPAVGDIDAFLKVCPPGPVSEKKSKKLNGHIQNLGLMILDEPCGDQSDSVLLQMKLRSIFTKPIETPSAIVRSARDIDRWITEIQALRASQSIQSVNAQKQPIVNIDSLMSEWPEEMERTLDTLGFPSAKLDCSLTSYIKIICNIFDIPLPASENQADYIYALYNLFNLFLAIKQQNSL; encoded by the exons ATGGATTTGTATGACGAAAtgtacgaaattaaaaatggCCGCGAGATTGACGACAGTCCGCCGCCCGATCTGGACGTTTCCAGTTCATTGCAGTTCATCAACCAGGAAGACGACGAAGACGACGAGGACGAGGAAGATCATCCGGATGGGCGAGAGCAGAGAAAG GAAAGCTTCAACGAAAGCCATCCGATGAGTTTGCTGGAGGAAGGCACTAAGGTGGGACGCGTTG ACAGTAGTGCCAGCATGTCGGACGACGAGAAGGAACCGGTAAAGAAGCTGGTCGAGGAGAAGGAATTCAATCCGAAGCTGTACGAAAACATCGACGCACCGAGCGAAGTGAAGGACCTGTTCCAGTACATCTCGCGCTACACACCGCAGCGGATTGCGATCGAGTTTAAGCTGAAGATTTTCATACCGGAGTTTATACCGGCCGTCGGTGATATTGATGCGTTTCTGAAAGTTTGCCCTCCCGGGCCGGTAAGcgagaagaaaagcaaaaagctAAATGGTCACATACAAAATTTGGGACTAATG ATACTTGATGAACCGTGCGGCGATCAGAGTGACAGTGTGCTGTTGCAAATGAAGCTACGTTCGATATTTACCAAACCGATCGAAACACCGTCAGCGATCGTGCGCAGCGCCAGGGACATTGATCGTTGGATAACCGAGATACAGGCACTACGAGCAAGCCAATCGATCCAGAGCGTTAACGCACAGAAGCAACCGATCGTTAACATTGATAGTTTGATGTCCGAATGGCCGGAAGAGATGGAGCGTACGCTCGATACGCTTGGCTTTCCATCGGCCAAGCTGGATTGTAGTTTGACGAGCTATATCAAGATTATATGTAACATTTTCGACATACCGCTACCGGCTAGTGAGAACCAGGCCGATTACATCTACGCATTGTACAATCTGTTCAACCTATTTCTGGCCATTAAGCAACAGAATAGTTTGTAG